GCGTGGGTAGACCCTGTTGACGCGTTTTTTCTTCAGATTCAGGGCTCGGGTAAAATAAGGTTCGCAGACGGAGAGGAGCGGGTCGTGGGCTACGCCGCCCAGAACGGACACGATTACGTGGCAATAGGGAAATTTCTCTTCGAGTGGATTCCGAGGGAAAAAATGAGCCTCTGGGCCATAGAAAGCCACCTGAGATCCCTCTCCTACGCAGAGAGGATGAATATCCTTTACAAAAACCCCAGTTACATTTTCTTCCGCGGACTTCCGGGCAAACCCGAGACCTCTTTCGGAACGGAAGTTGTCGACGGCAGAACCATAGCGACCGACAAGGCTTTTTTCCCCAGGGGAGCTCTGGCGTTCATGGAGCTTGAGAGACCGGTCTTCGAAACTTCCTCTTCGGTCGAGCCGTCACAGTGGGAGCCGGTTTCCCGCTTTGTCATTAACCACGACAGCGGGGGGGCTATAAAAGGGGCCCGCCGCGTCGACCTTTTCTGGGGGGAGGGAAAAGATGCCTCCCGGCACGCGGGTGTGATGAAAAACTGGGGAAAGTTCTTCTATCTGGTGCCGAAAGGGGAATTCCTGACGGTGCTTAGGGAAAAAAACGGCGGGCAGGGCCAAGGAGGATGAGATGACCGACGAAAAAACACTTACATGTTCCCAGGGGTCTTCCCAAAGCGGAGAACATCTCTACGGAACCGCTCTTGAGGTGAAGGACTGGTTTTTGCTTGAGTACTCCAAGGTATGGAAAAGGGACGCTTTTCCGGAAAGCGCGCTGCCGGAGGAGGTAAAGGAGCATCTCGGAGGTTTTCTTTCGTCTTTTGAGGAATCCAGGATTCAGCTGATAGGAGGGCCGGGACCGAGCAAGGGGAATCTCGCTTTTTACTACGCCCATTCTTCTGAGGTTTCCCCGAAACTCTACAGATTCGAAATAGAAACATACGAAGACCTCCTCTCGATAGATCTCCCCGAGCTTGTCCGCACCGAAGAGATAGAGAAATTTTCCTGCGAAGAAACGCTCGTTCTGGTCTGCACCCACGGAGCCCACGACGGATGCTGTGCGGTCGCAGGGGCTGAAGTTTACAGGGAGCTTCTAAAAAAAGAGGGGATTTCTGCGTGGAGAACCAGCCATGTGGGGGGCCACCGCTTCGCCGCCAACATGATCATGCTTCCCGAGGGGATATATTACGGGAGGGTGAACGGCGGAAATCTCGATGATGTGGTTTCCTCTCACCTTCGCGGCGAGATATTTCTTGACTGCTTCAGGGGAAGGTCGTGTTATTCTCAGACTTCGCAGGTTTCTGACTATTTTCTGAGAAGGGAGATAGAAAAACTCGGCATTTACGACATAAGATGGGAATTCGAGAAAGACAACGAGGATTATACCGCGGTTGAGTTCGGAGTGGAGGGGGAAACTACGGTTTACAGCATAAACACAGTGGTCCTGAACAGTGGCGTAAAGATCCCGACGAGCTGCGATTCATCGGAAGTAAAGGGCATACCTCAGTTCTTTTTTTACAGCATCGTGCCCTAAGAGCCAAAGAAAAAGAAAGAAGAGGATTCATGATCGCCCTGCCTAGGGCGAAGCGCGCCGCTGTCCCAGAGATTTTGTAAAATCAAGAATTTCCTGCGAAAGGCGTATCGAGCTTTGCTCGTCGGGGATCAGAGTGTCCGTGACGAAAACACTTACTCCGAGTGCTTCTATGGCGGCCGCCTCTCCCGCATCCGAGCGGTCGATTACGAGCACATCCAGAAAATCGGCGTAAAGTCTGGCCACCTGGGTCGAAGAAGCCTCCATTCCGAGTCCTCTCATGAGCTTGTCCGCCGGACCTTTAAGGGGTTTTCCGCGCATAAGGGGGCTCACGGCGACCTTGAGTCCCGGCGCAGCGACTAGCCTTTCTCTCACTTCCTTTATCTCGAGTATGGGGCCTATGCTGATTATGGGATTGCTCGGGCATATGATCACCAGATCGGCGCCGTCTATCGAGTCAAGAAGCAGCGGGGCCGGAGAAGCCTCGCGCGCGCCCTTTATCTTGACTCCCCGCACCTCGGGGCGCATTGCGTGCTTTATGTAGTATTCCTGGAAGTGCATCTCGCCCGCGTCCGTCTCTATCCATGTCTCGA
The nucleotide sequence above comes from Candidatus Dadabacteria bacterium. Encoded proteins:
- a CDS encoding 2-phospho-L-lactate transferase, which encodes MITALGGGSGAAKFLKGLTGIIPLSELTVIVNTADDMDLYGMRVSPDIDTIIYRLSGSIDEKKGWGLRGDTFEFLGAAARFGFPTWFGLGDRDLATHLFRKAVSDGGGTLSESTSKIAQRFGLGEMRILPMSDDRVETWIETDAGEMHFQEYYIKHAMRPEVRGVKIKGAREASPAPLLLDSIDGADLVIICPSNPIISIGPILEIKEVRERLVAAPGLKVAVSPLMRGKPLKGPADKLMRGLGMEASSTQVARLYADFLDVLVIDRSDAGEAAAIEALGVSVFVTDTLIPDEQSSIRLSQEILDFTKSLGQRRASP